A genomic segment from Actinoplanes sichuanensis encodes:
- a CDS encoding helix-turn-helix domain-containing protein yields the protein MTDRFAGELNRLRTQRDLSYRRLAALSSVSSSHICDLEKGLRRPTREIAAALDRALDARGLLSAALRVPIRDDVEGEFEALELAQRAAASDVSGAVLDRLDTIADQLAMSYATTAPAELLPRVRRHLRYIDHLLAGRKTLEQHRRLLIAGGWLSLLRATLHIDLRQRAAAAAHLDTAAALADQADHPEIAAWCLETQAWDELTRGNYRATVELSQHAQAIAPAGGSAIVQATAQEGRAWARLGQQTATRDALARVEWMAEHRPAPEHPEHHYQYDPGKMHSYTATTLSWAGDPAAERVAREVITELEAEDARPRRIASARLDLGLALLSSDRPRPDEAAAEARTAIRSGNVVPSNWWRVEELVSGVVHAGAPEGPDLVEEATAARPARGD from the coding sequence GTGACCGACCGCTTCGCCGGTGAGCTGAACCGGCTCCGGACTCAGCGCGACCTGTCCTATCGCCGGTTGGCCGCGCTCTCCAGCGTCAGCTCCAGCCACATCTGTGACCTGGAGAAGGGTCTGCGCCGACCCACTCGCGAGATAGCCGCCGCTCTCGACCGGGCGCTCGACGCCCGTGGTCTCCTGTCCGCGGCGCTGCGTGTTCCGATACGCGACGACGTCGAGGGAGAGTTCGAGGCACTGGAGTTGGCTCAGCGTGCGGCTGCTTCGGATGTCAGCGGGGCAGTCCTCGACCGGCTCGACACCATCGCCGACCAACTGGCGATGTCCTATGCCACGACCGCTCCGGCCGAGTTGTTGCCGCGTGTGCGGAGGCATCTGCGCTACATCGATCATCTGCTGGCCGGCCGGAAGACACTGGAACAGCATCGGCGCCTGCTGATCGCCGGTGGCTGGCTGTCGCTGTTGCGGGCCACTCTGCACATCGACTTGAGACAGCGGGCCGCGGCCGCCGCGCATCTGGACACCGCCGCCGCGCTCGCCGATCAGGCCGATCATCCGGAGATCGCCGCCTGGTGTCTGGAGACGCAAGCGTGGGATGAGCTGACGCGCGGAAACTATCGGGCCACCGTCGAATTGTCCCAGCACGCCCAGGCGATCGCCCCGGCCGGTGGGTCGGCGATCGTGCAGGCGACCGCCCAGGAGGGACGGGCGTGGGCGCGGCTCGGCCAGCAGACGGCCACCCGCGACGCACTGGCCCGGGTGGAGTGGATGGCGGAGCATCGCCCGGCCCCGGAGCATCCGGAACATCACTATCAATACGATCCGGGAAAGATGCACAGCTACACCGCGACCACTCTGTCGTGGGCGGGCGACCCGGCGGCGGAACGGGTCGCGCGCGAGGTGATCACCGAACTGGAGGCCGAGGACGCCCGGCCCCGGCGCATCGCGTCAGCCCGGCTGGACCTGGGATTGGCACTGCTCTCCAGCGACCGCCCGCGCCCGGATGAGGCAGCCGCCGAGGCACGCACCGCGATTCGCTCGGGAAACGTGGTTCCGTCCAACTGGTGGCGCGTCGAGGAACTGGTGTCCGGTGTGGTGCATGCGGGCGCGCCGGAAGGCCCGGATTTAGTCGAGGAGGCCACGGCAGCCCGGCCCGCCCGGGGGGACTGA
- a CDS encoding PP2C family protein-serine/threonine phosphatase has translation MWTSVGRISARDELAQLILPPLQALSGVVAVWGLRHGPDDSVLEYRWTGVPLEGANRELARAIASGRTAGGLSELGFSEVLRDRFDLAGEAAGTILVAVDASADVPVVRACLGQVIEVTREAIRLLGQRRVEQAQQTRDALLAEASLQMDQVLDTTQTMQRVPRMAVPAIAEGCLVFVTEDGRPVLRSSVHVDMRRLSALLADPAVVAHLDHLVGRTILGGTAPPADTTLLSTRSVDLQPLRARGEIVGALVFLFDRDASAIPPTSFLRDLASRAALAIDNGTRYERRRRDVVTMQQHLLPTRLPDVGGLELAASYLVGDRILEVGGDFYDVVSGADGSVAALVGDVCGRGVDAAALTGMARHTLAALLQEGATPIRAMTRLNARLRLDGSWRFVTAGVARLRLTGDGVEVDWVSAGHPAPVVMRHASGPERGTGGGSPLGVLPEPRLGESRLVLAPGDTLILFTDGLTESRDTHGVMFEDQALGETLDRLRGRPLSELVHQLSTASAAFGGSGTDDIAVLAIRAKGPVHDE, from the coding sequence ATGTGGACCTCCGTCGGGCGCATCAGTGCCCGGGATGAGCTCGCCCAGCTGATTCTGCCGCCCCTGCAGGCGCTGTCCGGTGTGGTCGCCGTCTGGGGGCTGCGGCACGGGCCGGACGACTCGGTTCTCGAATACCGGTGGACCGGTGTTCCGCTGGAAGGGGCCAATCGGGAGCTGGCTCGGGCGATCGCCTCTGGGCGTACCGCTGGAGGGTTGTCCGAATTGGGCTTCTCGGAGGTGCTGCGGGACCGGTTCGACCTGGCCGGGGAAGCCGCCGGCACCATCCTCGTGGCCGTCGACGCGAGCGCTGACGTGCCGGTCGTCCGCGCCTGTCTCGGGCAGGTGATCGAGGTGACCCGCGAGGCGATCCGGCTGCTCGGGCAGCGGCGGGTCGAGCAGGCGCAGCAGACTCGCGACGCGCTGCTGGCCGAGGCCTCGCTGCAGATGGATCAGGTCCTCGACACCACCCAGACGATGCAGCGGGTGCCGCGGATGGCGGTTCCGGCGATCGCCGAGGGCTGTCTCGTGTTCGTGACCGAGGACGGGCGGCCGGTGCTGCGCAGCTCGGTGCACGTCGACATGCGCCGGCTGTCCGCGCTGCTCGCCGATCCGGCCGTCGTCGCCCACCTGGACCACCTGGTCGGCCGGACGATCCTCGGTGGCACGGCGCCGCCCGCCGACACCACCCTGCTGTCCACCCGGTCGGTCGACCTGCAACCGCTGCGGGCCCGCGGGGAGATCGTCGGTGCGCTGGTCTTCCTCTTCGACCGGGACGCGAGCGCGATTCCGCCGACCTCGTTCCTGCGTGACCTGGCGTCCCGGGCGGCGCTCGCGATCGACAACGGCACCCGGTACGAGCGGCGGCGCCGGGATGTCGTCACCATGCAGCAGCATCTGCTGCCCACCCGGCTGCCGGACGTCGGCGGGCTCGAGCTCGCCGCCTCCTACCTGGTCGGCGACCGGATCCTCGAGGTGGGCGGTGACTTCTACGACGTGGTGTCCGGCGCTGACGGCAGCGTGGCCGCGCTGGTCGGTGACGTCTGCGGGCGTGGTGTGGACGCCGCCGCGTTGACCGGGATGGCCCGGCACACGCTGGCCGCGCTGCTGCAGGAGGGTGCCACCCCGATCCGGGCGATGACCAGGCTCAACGCTCGACTGCGGCTGGACGGATCGTGGCGGTTCGTCACGGCCGGCGTGGCGCGGCTCCGGCTCACCGGCGACGGGGTCGAGGTCGACTGGGTGTCCGCGGGGCATCCCGCTCCGGTGGTGATGCGGCACGCCTCCGGCCCGGAGCGCGGCACCGGCGGCGGGTCACCGCTCGGGGTGCTCCCCGAACCGCGGCTCGGTGAGTCCCGGCTGGTCCTGGCTCCGGGTGACACGCTGATCCTGTTCACCGACGGGCTGACCGAGAGCCGCGACACGCACGGTGTGATGTTCGAGGACCAGGCGCTCGGCGAGACTCTCGACCGGCTCCGGGGCCGCCCGCTGAGCGAACTGGTCCACCAGTTGAGCACGGCATCAGCCGCCTTCGGCGGGTCAGGCACCGACGACATCGCGGTCCTGGCGATCCGCGCGAAAGGGCCGGTTCACGATGAGTGA
- a CDS encoding response regulator, translated as MSDLIYVVEDSDEDVEAIERAISRSHPALRREFHRSGADVLAGLSEPGRERPWLVLLDLNMPGESGLDVIRSIRARPDLDELRLVVFTSSEDQAEADACHAAGADSYVYKPLNFALFQSVLSQTLDYWRSRARSGNVARMVAPPPGESSAQT; from the coding sequence ATGAGTGACCTCATTTATGTGGTCGAGGACAGCGACGAGGACGTCGAGGCCATCGAACGGGCGATCAGCCGGTCGCACCCGGCGCTGCGGCGCGAGTTCCACCGTTCCGGCGCCGACGTGCTGGCCGGGCTCTCCGAACCCGGCCGGGAACGGCCATGGCTCGTCCTGCTCGACCTCAACATGCCCGGCGAGAGCGGCCTCGACGTGATCCGCTCGATCCGGGCCCGGCCCGACCTCGACGAACTGCGCCTGGTCGTGTTCACGTCGTCGGAGGACCAGGCCGAGGCGGACGCCTGCCACGCCGCCGGGGCCGACAGTTACGTCTACAAGCCGCTGAACTTCGCCCTCTTCCAGAGCGTGCTCAGCCAGACCCTCGACTACTGGAGATCGCGGGCCCGGTCGGGGAACGTGGCCCGGATGGTCGCGCCGCCGCCGGGGGAGTCCTCCGCCCAGACCTGA
- a CDS encoding ATP-binding protein: protein MVAAEHEAGGGFDLTACVQEPIHLLGGVQSYGALIAIQTGMITVTSENAERMLGVTDLLGTPATRLLDAAQLTALEALTDADTGQTAMMPVTTTAEAGAARFDVTVHRSDGLLVLEFEPAGAAHDFPAIYTPIRQALIRLQMAGTVVEACRAAVREVRAITGYDRVVAYRFETLDGPGEVIAEDVADGGEPWLGLWFPATDIPPQARRLYERNWIRVIADADDTTARLSGPIDLSMSVLRTVSPFHLEYLRNIGVRSSMSVSLLSGGRLWGLIACHGRDVTTLSPQVRAACEFFGVALSLHLAALRERDGAAARDRSRTLIARLLENASAGPTRSWPLDPDGMAGVIGCDAVLIRAEGRVSVHGTDPGPELVGALLAALPVPHGGTLWHSDRLGEDLPELAGRSPALCGALVLPSGPDGDLIVWLRGERTVSRRWATDPDQPVMLGPHGRRLTPRGSTAVYLASVRGRSLPWSANDLAMAVELGRAVVGVAVAQARRVSALNVELTRSNVDLDSFAHAAAHDLKEPLRGIANTATFIAEDAADALDEVTARRLASIQRLAARMDELLNALLYYSRLGRTDLHREKLDLREAVTRAMEVAGPRLREADMTVALPASGTTITADPVLLDQVLVNLLVNAAKYARPDGPRSVSVTGGDELVVQDNGIGMPPHLREQAFQLFRRLHPATAGFDGSGAGLAIVRRIVERHGGQVWAEDSPGGGATIRATFPDRARDLQ, encoded by the coding sequence GTGGTCGCGGCCGAGCACGAGGCCGGCGGCGGTTTCGACCTGACGGCCTGTGTGCAGGAGCCGATCCATCTGCTGGGCGGCGTCCAGTCGTACGGCGCCCTGATCGCGATCCAAACCGGCATGATCACGGTGACCAGCGAGAACGCCGAGCGGATGCTCGGCGTCACCGACCTGCTCGGCACCCCGGCGACCCGTCTGCTGGACGCGGCTCAGCTGACCGCGTTGGAGGCACTGACCGACGCGGACACCGGGCAGACCGCGATGATGCCGGTGACCACGACGGCCGAGGCCGGCGCCGCCCGGTTCGACGTGACGGTGCACCGGTCGGACGGGTTGCTGGTGCTGGAGTTCGAGCCGGCCGGCGCGGCCCACGACTTCCCGGCGATCTACACCCCGATCCGGCAGGCGCTGATCCGGCTGCAGATGGCGGGCACGGTGGTCGAGGCCTGCCGGGCCGCGGTGCGCGAAGTCCGGGCGATCACCGGATACGACCGGGTGGTCGCCTACCGGTTCGAGACGCTGGACGGCCCGGGTGAGGTGATCGCCGAGGACGTGGCCGACGGCGGGGAGCCCTGGCTGGGCCTGTGGTTCCCGGCCACCGACATCCCGCCGCAGGCCCGCCGGCTTTATGAGCGCAACTGGATCCGGGTGATCGCCGACGCCGACGACACGACCGCGCGCCTGTCCGGGCCGATCGACCTGTCGATGTCGGTGCTGCGCACGGTGTCGCCGTTCCACCTGGAGTACCTACGCAACATCGGGGTCCGCTCGTCGATGTCGGTGTCGCTGCTGTCCGGCGGCCGACTGTGGGGGCTGATCGCCTGTCACGGCCGCGACGTCACCACACTGAGCCCACAGGTCCGGGCGGCGTGCGAGTTCTTCGGGGTGGCGTTGTCCCTGCATCTGGCGGCGCTGCGGGAGCGCGACGGCGCGGCCGCACGGGACCGGTCGCGAACCTTGATCGCCCGCCTGCTGGAGAACGCGTCGGCCGGTCCGACCCGGTCGTGGCCACTCGATCCGGACGGCATGGCCGGGGTCATCGGCTGTGACGCGGTGCTGATCCGCGCCGAGGGCCGGGTGTCGGTGCACGGCACCGATCCGGGGCCGGAGCTGGTGGGCGCGCTGCTCGCGGCGCTGCCGGTGCCGCACGGGGGCACGCTGTGGCACAGCGATCGGCTCGGTGAGGATCTGCCCGAACTGGCCGGCCGGTCCCCGGCGCTGTGCGGTGCGCTGGTGCTGCCCTCCGGCCCGGACGGCGATCTGATCGTGTGGCTGCGCGGCGAGCGGACCGTGTCGCGGCGCTGGGCCACCGACCCGGACCAGCCGGTGATGCTGGGTCCGCACGGCCGGCGGCTGACCCCGCGCGGGTCGACGGCGGTATATCTGGCGTCGGTACGAGGGCGGAGCCTGCCCTGGTCGGCGAACGATCTGGCGATGGCGGTCGAGCTGGGCCGGGCCGTGGTCGGGGTGGCGGTGGCGCAAGCCCGGCGGGTGTCCGCCCTGAATGTGGAGTTGACCCGGAGCAACGTCGACCTGGACTCGTTCGCGCACGCGGCCGCCCACGACCTGAAGGAACCGTTACGCGGGATCGCGAACACGGCGACGTTCATCGCCGAGGACGCGGCCGACGCGCTGGACGAGGTGACCGCACGGCGGCTCGCGTCCATCCAGCGGCTCGCGGCACGGATGGATGAGCTGCTCAACGCCCTTCTGTACTACTCGCGCCTGGGGCGTACCGACCTGCATCGGGAGAAGCTGGACCTACGGGAGGCGGTGACCCGGGCGATGGAGGTGGCCGGTCCACGGCTGCGGGAGGCCGACATGACGGTCGCGTTGCCCGCCTCCGGCACGACGATCACCGCCGACCCGGTGCTGCTCGATCAGGTGCTGGTGAACCTGCTGGTGAATGCGGCGAAGTACGCGCGCCCGGACGGTCCACGGTCGGTGTCGGTGACCGGTGGCGACGAGCTGGTCGTCCAGGACAACGGCATCGGCATGCCGCCGCATCTGCGGGAGCAGGCGTTCCAGCTGTTCCGGCGGCTGCATCCGGCGACCGCCGGGTTCGACGGCTCGGGCGCGGGCCTGGCGATCGTGCGCCGGATCGTGGAGCGGCACGGCGGTCAGGTCTGGGCGGAGGACTCCCCCGGCGGCGGCGCGACCATCCGGGCCACGTTCCCCGACCGGGCCCGCGATCTCCAGTAG
- a CDS encoding AbfB domain-containing protein: MTDQAPGPQRPGTVYGRGGVDVRKGEPDRLPRAMIAGVGVGVVAVLGLGYAAWSSTGGGEEKPAAAATTTAPAAPTAVPESTVTAKPQLAAGSWLLSPLGDEDTYLTANGDYAKMSPADPATLTVSAGLADDTCFSFRLEDGRYLRHFDYRLRFDASDDSDLFRSDATFCQEAGTDVGTVRLRSKNYPDHLVHRRDDESLYIDKESGTSFMVQVPS; encoded by the coding sequence ATGACCGACCAGGCTCCCGGGCCGCAGCGGCCCGGCACCGTCTACGGGCGCGGCGGTGTGGATGTCCGTAAGGGCGAGCCGGACCGGCTGCCCCGGGCCATGATCGCCGGCGTCGGTGTGGGTGTGGTCGCCGTCCTCGGGCTCGGCTACGCGGCGTGGAGCAGCACCGGCGGCGGCGAGGAGAAACCCGCGGCCGCGGCGACGACGACCGCCCCGGCCGCCCCCACGGCCGTCCCGGAGTCGACAGTGACGGCGAAACCGCAGCTGGCCGCCGGTTCCTGGCTGCTGTCGCCACTCGGTGACGAGGACACCTATCTGACCGCCAACGGGGATTACGCGAAGATGTCCCCGGCCGATCCGGCCACGCTGACGGTGAGCGCCGGTCTGGCCGACGACACCTGCTTCTCGTTCCGGCTCGAGGATGGCCGCTACCTGCGGCATTTCGACTACCGGCTGCGGTTCGACGCCTCCGACGACTCGGATCTGTTCCGGTCCGACGCCACGTTCTGCCAGGAGGCCGGCACCGACGTCGGCACGGTCCGGCTGCGCTCCAAGAACTACCCGGACCATCTGGTGCATCGGCGCGACGACGAGTCGCTCTACATCGACAAGGAATCGGGGACGTCGTTCATGGTGCAGGTGCCGTCCTGA
- a CDS encoding VOC family protein — MKLRHLGLPVRDHERSLAFYTRWFGFDPASATTYPDGTVIVRDADGFDLALHPVTEVGPAPGFLHFGFALADAEAVRDLHGRLLAAGVPVIEFDEEPELVSLKCLDPDGWRVEVYWEP, encoded by the coding sequence ATGAAACTTCGCCATCTCGGCCTGCCGGTGCGTGATCACGAGCGCAGCCTGGCCTTCTACACCCGCTGGTTCGGTTTCGACCCGGCGAGCGCCACGACGTATCCGGACGGCACCGTGATCGTCCGTGACGCCGACGGTTTCGATCTCGCACTGCACCCCGTCACCGAGGTCGGGCCGGCGCCCGGATTCCTCCATTTCGGGTTCGCGCTGGCCGACGCCGAGGCCGTGCGTGACCTGCACGGCCGGCTACTGGCCGCCGGTGTCCCGGTGATCGAGTTCGACGAGGAGCCCGAGCTGGTGTCCCTCAAGTGCCTCGACCCGGACGGCTGGCGCGTGGAGGTCTACTGGGAGCCCTGA
- a CDS encoding cation diffusion facilitator family transporter has product MAEHEHHHPHRHGLRHLLKPHSHDTADRVDSALEASRDGLRALWISLAGLGVTAAVQAVIVAMSGSVALLGDTVHNVADALTAVPLGLAFWLGRRAATRAYTYGFGRAEDLAGVLIVAVIAASAVASAWFAVDRLMHPQALSHLPWVLAAGIVGFAGNEIVARYRIAVGRRIGSAALVADGLHARTDGFTSLAVVAAAGGAWLGWGWADPVVGIAITVAILFVLKGAARQVYHRLMDRVDPDLVDHAEQHLREIDGVRDVSGLRLRWIGHSLHAEAGIVVDAHLSLLAAHEIAADAEHQLTHHVPRLTSAIVHVDPDSHPGDGHHTELSHEPRRNAVPAG; this is encoded by the coding sequence GTGGCCGAACACGAGCACCACCACCCGCACCGGCACGGTCTCCGCCATCTGCTGAAACCGCACTCGCACGACACCGCCGACCGGGTCGACAGCGCCCTGGAGGCCTCCCGTGACGGCCTGCGGGCGCTGTGGATCTCCCTGGCCGGGCTCGGAGTCACCGCCGCCGTGCAGGCCGTGATCGTGGCGATGTCCGGTTCGGTGGCCCTGCTCGGCGACACCGTGCACAACGTCGCCGACGCGCTCACCGCGGTTCCACTGGGTCTCGCGTTCTGGCTCGGTCGGCGGGCCGCGACCAGGGCGTACACCTATGGTTTCGGCCGTGCCGAGGATCTCGCCGGGGTGCTGATCGTGGCGGTGATCGCCGCGTCCGCGGTCGCGTCGGCGTGGTTCGCCGTCGACCGGCTGATGCATCCGCAGGCCCTCAGCCACCTGCCGTGGGTGCTGGCCGCCGGGATCGTCGGGTTCGCCGGCAACGAGATCGTGGCCCGCTACCGGATCGCGGTGGGCCGCCGGATCGGCTCGGCGGCGCTCGTGGCCGACGGGCTGCACGCCCGGACCGACGGGTTCACCTCGCTCGCCGTGGTGGCCGCCGCGGGTGGCGCGTGGCTCGGCTGGGGCTGGGCCGACCCGGTGGTCGGCATCGCGATCACGGTGGCGATCCTGTTCGTGCTCAAGGGCGCGGCCCGGCAGGTCTACCACCGGCTGATGGACCGGGTCGATCCGGATCTGGTCGACCACGCCGAGCAGCATCTGCGCGAGATCGACGGGGTGCGTGACGTGTCCGGGCTGCGGCTGCGCTGGATCGGCCATTCGCTGCACGCCGAGGCCGGCATCGTCGTCGACGCCCACCTGTCGCTGCTGGCCGCGCACGAGATCGCCGCCGACGCCGAGCACCAGCTCACCCACCACGTCCCCCGCCTGACATCGGCGATCGTGCACGTCGACCCGGACAGTCATCCCGGCGACGGCCACCACACCGAGCTGTCCCACGAGCCGCGGAGGAATGCCGTACCGGCGGGCTGA
- a CDS encoding lamin tail domain-containing protein, which translates to MLRPLPGVVIVALGAALSLAAPVQAAAPALRFQSVQYDSPGKDDRTNGSLNAEWIALVNTGTTAVNLKGWRVADEVRSYTFDNVTIAGRGGVLYLHTGKGTDTATHRYWNSGGYVWNNAGDTATLRTRGGTVQDTCGWTAQVGRTNVNC; encoded by the coding sequence ATGCTTCGCCCATTGCCCGGGGTCGTCATCGTCGCCCTCGGAGCCGCCCTCTCCCTGGCCGCGCCCGTCCAGGCCGCCGCCCCGGCACTGCGGTTCCAGAGTGTCCAGTACGACTCGCCGGGTAAGGACGACCGCACCAACGGCAGCCTCAACGCGGAGTGGATCGCCCTGGTCAACACCGGTACGACGGCGGTCAACCTGAAAGGCTGGCGGGTCGCCGACGAGGTGCGGTCCTACACCTTCGACAACGTCACCATCGCCGGCCGGGGCGGTGTGCTCTACCTGCACACCGGCAAGGGCACCGACACCGCCACCCACCGGTACTGGAACTCCGGCGGTTACGTGTGGAACAACGCCGGCGACACGGCCACCCTGCGCACCCGGGGCGGCACCGTCCAGGACACCTGCGGGTGGACGGCGCAGGTCGGCCGTACCAACGTGAACTGCTGA
- a CDS encoding CsbD family protein, with protein MAFDDKVDNKAEEIGGKVKEGVGKATDDERLEAEGKADQSSANLKQAGEKIKDVFRS; from the coding sequence ATGGCTTTCGATGACAAGGTCGACAACAAGGCCGAGGAGATCGGCGGCAAGGTCAAGGAGGGCGTCGGCAAGGCCACCGACGACGAACGCCTCGAGGCCGAGGGCAAGGCCGACCAGAGCAGCGCGAACCTCAAGCAGGCCGGCGAGAAGATCAAGGACGTCTTCCGTTCCTGA
- a CDS encoding tyrosine-protein phosphatase: MGIDRDLDWDGCVNVRDLGGLPTGDGRVTRRGSIVRADSLDRLSADGWAALHAYGVRTVVDLREADERTAEVVRPDGITVVTVALDDNDDADFWYRLIDDEADGTPLYYRSFLEHKSDRCVLALTEVARAAPGAVVVHCGIGRDRTGLIALLLLALAGVTADAIVADYTLSEARLRAYFGDERDPIAERLAEQGTTIGEVLHRLLDGFDVDSGLALTDADRAAIRARLLGD; the protein is encoded by the coding sequence GTGGGCATCGATCGGGATCTGGACTGGGACGGCTGTGTCAACGTCCGCGACCTGGGTGGGCTGCCGACCGGCGACGGTCGGGTCACCAGGCGCGGTTCGATCGTGCGGGCGGACAGTCTGGATCGGCTGAGCGCCGACGGGTGGGCGGCCCTGCACGCCTACGGTGTCCGCACGGTCGTGGATCTCCGGGAGGCCGACGAGCGTACCGCCGAGGTGGTCCGCCCGGACGGGATCACCGTGGTGACCGTGGCGCTGGACGACAACGACGACGCCGACTTCTGGTATCGGCTGATCGACGACGAGGCCGACGGCACACCGCTCTACTACCGTTCGTTCCTGGAGCACAAGTCCGATCGCTGTGTGCTGGCGCTGACCGAGGTGGCCCGGGCCGCGCCCGGTGCGGTGGTGGTGCACTGTGGGATCGGCCGGGACCGGACCGGGCTGATCGCTCTGTTGCTGCTGGCTCTGGCCGGGGTGACCGCGGACGCGATCGTCGCCGACTACACGTTGAGCGAGGCCCGCCTGCGCGCCTATTTCGGCGACGAACGGGATCCGATCGCCGAGCGGCTGGCCGAGCAGGGCACCACGATCGGCGAGGTGCTGCACCGGCTCCTCGACGGCTTCGATGTGGACTCCGGGCTGGCACTGACGGACGCGGACCGGGCGGCGATCCGGGCACGACTTCTGGGTGACTGA
- a CDS encoding NAD(P)-dependent oxidoreductase, which translates to MKIIGLVGAGHMGAGLGWALRAGGHDVVTSLAGRSERTGRLARDAGLRLLPGLTDVLAEADVVLVVTPPGAALDAAREIAAAAEGTARPLVVDMNAVSPSTVTASAEVLTAAGFDLVDGAISGPPPTVRPGARLYLSGPRAAEVADLRWTHAGPVVVGDRVGAASAVKMSTASVYKGLMGLMTQAVRAAAAHGVLEPVMADLGEEFGTPYEMALAAAKAHRYVAEMREIALSQSAAGLPPALFEAFAEVWSDIATRPLAADDPETVPREITARRIADGLTD; encoded by the coding sequence ATGAAGATCATTGGGCTGGTCGGTGCCGGCCACATGGGTGCGGGACTCGGCTGGGCGTTGCGAGCGGGCGGGCACGATGTCGTCACGTCGCTGGCGGGCCGTTCGGAGCGCACCGGCCGCCTGGCCCGCGACGCCGGGTTGCGGCTGCTCCCCGGTCTCACCGACGTGCTGGCCGAGGCGGACGTGGTCCTCGTCGTCACCCCGCCCGGTGCCGCGCTCGACGCGGCCCGGGAGATCGCCGCTGCCGCCGAGGGAACGGCCCGTCCGCTGGTCGTGGACATGAACGCCGTCTCCCCGTCAACCGTGACCGCGTCCGCGGAGGTGCTGACCGCGGCGGGTTTCGACCTCGTCGACGGCGCGATCTCCGGCCCGCCGCCCACGGTCCGGCCCGGAGCGCGGCTCTACCTGTCCGGGCCACGGGCCGCCGAGGTCGCGGATCTGCGGTGGACACACGCCGGCCCGGTGGTGGTCGGCGACCGGGTCGGCGCGGCGAGCGCGGTGAAGATGTCCACCGCGTCGGTGTACAAGGGGCTGATGGGCCTGATGACCCAGGCGGTACGGGCGGCGGCCGCACACGGTGTGCTGGAGCCGGTGATGGCCGACCTCGGGGAGGAGTTCGGTACGCCGTACGAGATGGCGCTCGCCGCGGCCAAGGCCCACCGTTACGTCGCGGAGATGCGGGAGATCGCGCTGTCGCAGTCGGCGGCGGGTCTGCCGCCGGCGTTGTTCGAGGCGTTCGCCGAGGTCTGGTCGGACATCGCGACCCGGCCGCTGGCCGCAGACGATCCGGAGACCGTGCCCCGGGAGATCACCGCCCGCCGGATCGCCGACGGCCTGACCGACTGA
- a CDS encoding FAD:protein FMN transferase, with protein sequence MPLVETLPVGADTAQWDVWGTVARLVVTDPARRDRAADLLRTELAAVDAACSRFRPDSEIRDVCRGGGRPIVVSSLLAELVGAALDAARQTGGAVDPTVGGALCALGYDRDFARLAGRVVGTGVRVFPAPDWRSVRLLGRELTVPHGVLLDLGATAKAVAADRAATRIAERLGTGVLVALGGDIATAGPAPDGGWQVLVQDRSGDPACTIRLPAGAALATSSTAGRTWGRPGELVHHIVDPATGRPAARVWRTVSVAAFSCLRANTLSTAAIVRGHDAPALLRDVPSRLVSPSLEVVELGGWPR encoded by the coding sequence ATGCCGCTCGTCGAGACACTCCCGGTCGGCGCGGACACCGCGCAGTGGGACGTCTGGGGAACCGTGGCCCGGCTGGTCGTCACCGACCCGGCACGGCGTGACCGGGCCGCCGACCTGCTCCGGACCGAGTTGGCAGCGGTCGACGCGGCGTGCAGCCGGTTCCGGCCGGACTCCGAGATCCGGGACGTGTGCCGGGGCGGCGGGCGGCCGATCGTGGTCAGCTCACTGCTCGCCGAACTGGTCGGCGCCGCCCTGGACGCGGCCCGGCAGACCGGCGGGGCGGTCGACCCGACCGTCGGCGGCGCGCTCTGCGCACTCGGCTACGACCGGGACTTCGCGCGGCTCGCGGGTCGGGTCGTGGGCACCGGCGTCCGGGTCTTCCCGGCTCCGGACTGGCGGTCGGTCCGGTTGCTCGGGCGGGAGCTGACCGTTCCGCACGGGGTTCTGCTCGATCTCGGGGCCACCGCCAAGGCGGTCGCCGCCGACCGGGCCGCCACCCGGATCGCCGAACGGCTCGGCACCGGGGTGCTGGTCGCGCTGGGCGGGGACATCGCCACCGCCGGACCCGCCCCGGACGGTGGCTGGCAGGTGCTGGTGCAGGACCGGTCCGGTGACCCGGCGTGCACGATCCGGCTGCCCGCGGGGGCCGCCCTGGCCACCTCCAGCACCGCCGGGCGCACCTGGGGGCGGCCCGGTGAGCTGGTGCACCACATCGTCGACCCGGCCACCGGGCGGCCGGCGGCGCGCGTCTGGCGGACGGTGTCGGTGGCGGCGTTCAGTTGCCTGCGGGCCAATACGCTCAGCACGGCCGCGATCGTTCGCGGGCACGACGCCCCGGCACTGTTGCGAGACGTGCCGAGCCGGCTGGTCAGCCCGTCGCTGGAGGTCGTCGAACTCGGCGGGTGGCCGCGATGA